The following coding sequences are from one Acidobacteriota bacterium window:
- a CDS encoding CoA transferase, with the protein MRVAVLEDITVVECATYVTGPYATSLLADLGARVIKIESPPSGDPYRHFAPGPHFSANFAHLNRNKESIALDLKSEEGKKACLDLVSRADVFVENFRPGVADRLGLGYEALSALNPRLVYCSISAFGRSGPDAKKPGFDTLGQAMSGLMGLLADPLDPKIPGIALSDYVTGFSAGYGLLGALMARQKTGKGCRVETSLLQATLSFIGEAAATYYKTGTVPNRIDRVKNGHAFAVVAKDNLPLAIHCSVPEKFWLALLEAIERTDLAEDPRFRTRDDRRRNFEVLEKEIAAVFATRTRAEWLRLLGAKDVPSSPLYTIGEVLEDPQVVHLGVTEEVEHPVAGKARYVGSAVRYHGLDAEKSGPPPLVGEHTGRILLELGYGPAAIGELERKGAVSSTPGD; encoded by the coding sequence GTCGAGTGCGCCACCTACGTCACCGGACCCTACGCGACGTCGTTGCTGGCCGACCTGGGAGCGCGGGTGATCAAGATCGAATCGCCGCCTTCGGGGGACCCCTACCGGCATTTCGCCCCCGGTCCGCACTTCAGCGCCAATTTCGCGCACCTGAACCGGAACAAGGAGAGCATCGCCCTCGACCTGAAATCGGAGGAGGGGAAGAAGGCGTGTCTCGACCTGGTGAGCCGGGCCGACGTGTTCGTCGAGAACTTCCGCCCCGGGGTGGCCGACCGCCTCGGCCTGGGATACGAGGCGCTCTCGGCCCTGAACCCCCGCCTCGTTTACTGCTCGATATCGGCTTTCGGCCGGTCGGGGCCCGACGCGAAAAAACCCGGCTTCGATACCCTCGGCCAGGCGATGAGCGGCCTGATGGGCCTGCTGGCCGATCCCCTCGACCCGAAGATCCCCGGCATCGCCCTGAGCGACTACGTCACCGGCTTTTCGGCGGGGTACGGGCTCCTGGGCGCCCTGATGGCGCGGCAGAAGACGGGGAAGGGGTGCAGGGTGGAAACCTCCCTGCTCCAGGCGACCCTCTCCTTCATCGGGGAGGCCGCGGCCACCTACTACAAGACCGGTACGGTGCCCAACCGGATCGACCGGGTCAAAAACGGGCACGCCTTCGCGGTCGTGGCCAAGGACAACCTGCCGCTGGCCATCCACTGCTCGGTCCCGGAAAAATTCTGGCTGGCGCTGCTCGAGGCGATCGAACGGACCGATCTTGCCGAGGATCCCAGGTTCAGGACGCGGGACGACCGCCGCAGGAACTTCGAGGTCCTGGAAAAGGAGATCGCCGCCGTTTTCGCCACCCGGACGCGGGCCGAATGGCTGCGTCTGCTCGGGGCGAAGGACGTCCCTTCGAGCCCCCTGTACACCATCGGGGAAGTTCTGGAGGACCCGCAGGTCGTTCACCTGGGCGTTACCGAGGAGGTGGAACACCCCGTCGCGGGGAAGGCGCGGTACGTCGGTTCCGCGGTCCGCTACCATGGCCTGGACGCCGAAAAATCGGGCCCGCCCCCCCTCGTCGGGGAGCACACCGGGCGCATCCTCCTCGAACTCGGGTACGGCCCTGCCGCCATCGGGGAGCTGGAGCGGAAGGGCGCCGTGAGTTCTACGCCGGGGGACTGA